In Saccharothrix syringae, the following are encoded in one genomic region:
- a CDS encoding putative hydro-lyase — protein MTTTTRTPTPAEIRETHTGPTAGLADGYAQANLIAVPRDWAYDVLLFTQRNPKPCPVLDVTDEGGTTTVLAGNADLMRHIPRYRIWDHGELVDEPTDATPHWRDDLVAFLIGCSFTFETALKKENVPLRHVEQQRNVPMYVTDRQCRPAGRLHGPVVVSMRYIPENLVHRATTITARMPAVHGAPVHIGDPTAIGITDLDEPDFGDPTEPHPGDVPVFWACGVTPQAAVMASKPPFAITHAPGHMFVTDVPDTNYLI, from the coding sequence ATGACCACGACGACCCGAACCCCGACCCCCGCCGAGATCCGCGAAACCCACACCGGCCCCACCGCGGGCCTGGCAGACGGGTACGCCCAGGCCAACCTCATCGCCGTCCCCAGGGACTGGGCCTACGACGTCCTGCTGTTCACCCAGCGCAACCCCAAACCCTGCCCGGTGCTGGACGTCACCGACGAGGGCGGCACCACCACCGTCCTCGCGGGCAACGCGGACCTGATGCGCCACATCCCCCGCTACCGCATCTGGGACCACGGCGAACTGGTCGACGAACCCACCGACGCCACCCCCCACTGGCGCGACGACCTGGTCGCGTTCCTGATCGGCTGCAGCTTCACCTTCGAAACCGCGCTGAAGAAGGAGAACGTCCCCCTGCGCCACGTGGAACAACAACGCAACGTCCCCATGTACGTGACCGACAGGCAATGCCGCCCGGCAGGCCGCCTGCACGGCCCCGTGGTCGTCTCGATGCGCTACATCCCGGAAAACCTGGTGCACAGGGCCACCACCATCACCGCCCGCATGCCGGCGGTGCACGGCGCCCCGGTCCACATCGGCGACCCGACCGCCATCGGCATCACCGACCTGGACGAACCAGACTTCGGCGACCCCACCGAGCCCCACCCCGGCGACGTCCCGGTCTTCTGGGCCTGCGGCGTAACACCCCAAGCGGCGGTGATGGCGTCAAAACCACCGTTCGCCATCACGCACGCCCCGGGTCACATGTTCGTGACCGACGTCCCCGACACCAACTACCTGATCTAA
- a CDS encoding DUF2567 domain-containing protein encodes MAEQPVGERAVPVRVPPAPAFEYYYVVQRPRVVVRRDLLPGFSVLSVISLVGVPVGWLWSLLAPPQNAVVQADGALVPVTGESYHRLDALMLFVLIGLGVGLLTGIAVWMLRERRGPVVMLAATLGSVLAAFLAQRTGVGAAGSRYALETAPSVGDAVALAPVLETWWGLLAWPLGTALAYGCLAAWNGLDDLGRRLG; translated from the coding sequence GTGGCCGAGCAACCGGTGGGTGAGCGGGCCGTGCCTGTTCGGGTGCCCCCTGCGCCTGCGTTCGAGTACTACTACGTGGTTCAGCGGCCTCGGGTGGTGGTTCGGCGGGATCTGCTGCCCGGGTTCTCCGTGTTGTCGGTGATCTCGTTGGTCGGGGTGCCGGTCGGGTGGTTGTGGTCCCTGTTGGCGCCGCCGCAGAACGCGGTGGTTCAGGCTGATGGGGCGTTGGTGCCGGTTACCGGGGAGAGTTATCACCGGCTTGACGCTTTGATGTTGTTCGTCCTGATCGGGCTTGGTGTCGGGTTGTTGACCGGTATCGCCGTCTGGATGTTGCGGGAGCGGCGGGGGCCCGTGGTGATGTTGGCGGCCACCCTGGGGTCGGTGCTCGCCGCGTTCCTGGCGCAGCGGACCGGGGTGGGGGCGGCAGGCAGCCGGTACGCGCTGGAGACCGCGCCTTCGGTGGGGGACGCCGTTGCGCTCGCCCCCGTGCTGGAGACCTGGTGGGGGTTGCTGGCGTGGCCCCTGGGCACGGCGCTGGCGTACGGCTGCCTGGCCGCTTGGAACGGGTTGGACGATTTGGGGCGTCGGCTCGGTTAG
- the bsaP gene encoding biotin synthase auxiliary protein BsaP: MTGSGSGSGSGAGSAASAVFCGYCGKAVGEGDHAACSSRLGVIDPPRFCSQCARRMVVQVTPAGWTATCSRHGSTASA; encoded by the coding sequence GTGACTGGTTCTGGTTCTGGTTCTGGGTCGGGGGCTGGGTCTGCTGCTTCTGCGGTTTTTTGCGGTTACTGCGGGAAGGCTGTCGGGGAAGGTGACCACGCGGCTTGTTCGTCGCGGTTGGGTGTCATCGACCCGCCGCGGTTCTGCTCGCAGTGCGCTCGGCGGATGGTGGTGCAGGTGACGCCCGCCGGTTGGACGGCCACCTGCAGCAGGCACGGTTCGACCGCGTCGGCCTGA
- the bioB gene encoding biotin synthase BioB: MTAAPEQVDVLNTAREQVLERGVGLSEEQVLQVLRLPDSRIPELLELAHEVRMRWCGPEVEVEGIVSLKTGGCPEDCHFCSQSGQFPSPVRSAWLDIPGLVKAARQTAATGATEFCIVAAVRGPDKRLMSQVRDGIKAIREDGNEIQIACSLGMLSQEQVDELVDMGVHRYNHNLETARSHFPSVVTTHSWEERWETLRMVREAGMEVCCGGIIGMGETLEQRAEFAVQLAALEPDEVPLNFLIPNPGTPYENYPVVEGTEALRTVGAFRLALPRTILRFAGGRELTFGDLGAKQGMLGGINAIIVGNYLTNLGRPAQDDLDMLGELSMPIKELSKTL; the protein is encoded by the coding sequence GTGACCGCAGCCCCTGAGCAGGTCGATGTGCTGAACACCGCGCGTGAGCAGGTGCTGGAGCGCGGCGTCGGCCTGTCCGAGGAGCAGGTGCTCCAGGTGCTCCGGCTGCCCGATTCCCGCATCCCGGAACTGCTGGAGCTCGCGCACGAGGTGCGCATGCGCTGGTGCGGGCCCGAGGTCGAGGTCGAGGGGATCGTCTCGCTCAAGACCGGCGGGTGCCCGGAGGACTGCCACTTCTGCTCGCAGTCCGGGCAGTTCCCGTCGCCGGTGCGGTCGGCGTGGCTCGACATCCCCGGGTTGGTGAAGGCGGCTCGGCAGACCGCGGCCACCGGGGCCACGGAGTTCTGCATCGTGGCGGCGGTGCGCGGGCCCGACAAGCGGTTGATGTCGCAGGTGCGGGACGGGATCAAGGCCATCCGCGAGGACGGCAACGAGATCCAGATCGCGTGCTCGCTGGGGATGCTCTCGCAGGAGCAGGTGGACGAGCTGGTGGACATGGGGGTCCACCGGTACAACCACAACCTGGAGACGGCCCGGTCCCACTTCCCGTCCGTGGTCACCACGCACTCCTGGGAGGAGCGGTGGGAGACGTTGCGGATGGTGCGCGAGGCCGGGATGGAGGTCTGCTGCGGCGGCATCATCGGGATGGGGGAGACGCTGGAGCAGCGGGCCGAGTTCGCGGTGCAGCTGGCGGCCCTGGAGCCGGACGAGGTGCCGCTGAACTTCCTGATCCCGAACCCCGGGACGCCCTACGAGAACTACCCGGTGGTGGAGGGGACCGAGGCGTTGCGGACGGTGGGGGCTTTTCGGCTGGCCCTGCCCCGGACGATCCTGCGGTTCGCCGGGGGGCGGGAGCTGACGTTCGGGGACCTCGGGGCGAAGCAGGGGATGCTGGGTGGGATCAACGCGATCATCGTGGGGAACTACCTGACGAACCTGGGGCGGCCGGCTCAGGACGACTTGGACATGCTGGGTGAGCTGTCCATGCCGATCAAGGAGTTGAGCAAGACGCTGTGA
- the bioD gene encoding dethiobiotin synthase: MSVLVITGTGTDVGKTVVVAALAALAAAEGRRVAVLKPAQTGVAAGEAGDLAEVARLAGPVTTRELRRYPEPLAPATAARRAGMPPVHPRDVASAAVELDSSHDLVLVEGAGGLLVRFDDAGSTIADAAWALNAPVLVVAHAGLGTLNTTALTAEALVRRGLESVGVVVGRWPASPDLACCTNLVDLPEAAGAPLLGALPDGAGRLGREEFLAVARDGVSPWFGGTFDPEKFAAACSC, encoded by the coding sequence GTGAGCGTCCTCGTCATCACCGGTACGGGCACCGACGTCGGCAAGACGGTGGTGGTCGCCGCCCTGGCGGCGCTGGCCGCGGCCGAGGGGCGGCGCGTCGCGGTCCTCAAACCCGCCCAGACGGGTGTTGCGGCGGGTGAGGCCGGTGACCTGGCCGAGGTGGCGCGGCTCGCCGGGCCCGTGACAACCCGTGAGCTGCGGCGCTACCCCGAACCGCTGGCACCGGCCACGGCGGCGCGCCGGGCCGGGATGCCCCCCGTGCACCCGCGCGACGTGGCGTCGGCGGCGGTCGAGCTGGACTCGTCCCACGACCTGGTGCTGGTGGAGGGTGCCGGCGGGCTGCTGGTGCGGTTCGACGACGCCGGGTCGACGATCGCGGACGCGGCGTGGGCGTTGAACGCGCCGGTGCTGGTGGTGGCGCACGCCGGGCTGGGCACGCTGAACACGACGGCGTTGACGGCGGAGGCGCTGGTCCGGCGGGGGTTGGAGTCGGTGGGCGTGGTGGTGGGGCGGTGGCCCGCCTCGCCCGACCTGGCCTGCTGCACGAACCTGGTGGACCTGCCGGAGGCCGCCGGTGCGCCGCTGCTGGGCGCGTTGCCGGACGGGGCCGGGCGGTTGGGGCGGGAGGAGTTCCTGGCGGTGGCGCGGGACGGGGTGTCGCCCTGGTTCGGGGGGACGTTCGACCCGGAGAAGTTCGCTGCTGCCTGTTCGTGTTGA
- a CDS encoding glutaredoxin family protein → MGEIVLYGANWCGDCRRAKAWLREHEVPFTEVDVEHDEQARDKAIDIAGGRRNIPVLVLPDGRVLVEPTNTDLADAVTGS, encoded by the coding sequence ATGGGTGAGATCGTCCTCTACGGTGCGAACTGGTGCGGTGACTGCCGCCGGGCTAAGGCATGGCTGCGGGAGCACGAAGTCCCGTTCACCGAGGTGGACGTGGAGCACGACGAACAAGCCCGCGACAAGGCGATCGACATCGCCGGCGGCCGCAGGAACATCCCCGTGCTGGTCCTCCCGGACGGCCGCGTCCTGGTGGAGCCCACCAACACCGACCTGGCCGACGCCGTCACCGGGTCCTGA
- a CDS encoding adenosylmethionine--8-amino-7-oxononanoate transaminase has translation MSRDELLKLDRAHVWHPYGPMPGTLEPLVVSSASGVRLRLDDGRELVDGMSSWWAAIHGYRHPVLDAAVRDQLGRMSHVMFGGLTHEPAVALCARLVEITPEPLRHVFLCDSGSVSVEVAVKMALQYWRSLGRPGKRRLLTWRGGYHGDTFQPMSVCDPEGGMHSLWRGVLPEQVFAPAPPAEMDTAYVQELADLIERHADELAAVIVEPVVQGAGGMRFHDPRYLHVLRELTLAHDVLLIFDEIATGFGRTGELFAADHAGISPDVMCVGKALTGGYMSMAATLCTERVADGISRGEVPVLAHGPTFMGNPLASAVALASTELLLSRDWRGEVGRISGWLRRGLGAVDGVVDGVVDVRVLGAIGVVQLDHPVDMAAATAAAVEHGVWLRPFRDLIYTMPPFVSSEEDVAMICRAVVAAARASHAQQG, from the coding sequence CTGTCCCGGGACGAGCTGCTGAAGCTCGACCGGGCCCACGTCTGGCACCCGTACGGGCCGATGCCGGGCACCCTGGAGCCGCTGGTGGTCTCCTCGGCTTCAGGGGTCCGGCTGCGGCTCGACGACGGCCGCGAGCTGGTCGACGGCATGTCGTCGTGGTGGGCCGCGATCCACGGCTACCGGCACCCCGTGCTCGACGCGGCCGTGCGCGACCAGCTCGGGCGGATGAGCCACGTGATGTTCGGCGGGCTCACGCACGAGCCGGCGGTGGCGCTGTGCGCGCGGCTGGTGGAGATCACGCCCGAGCCGTTGCGGCACGTGTTCCTGTGCGACTCGGGGTCGGTGTCGGTCGAGGTCGCGGTGAAGATGGCGCTGCAGTACTGGCGCTCGCTGGGTCGGCCGGGCAAGAGGCGGCTGCTGACCTGGCGCGGGGGGTACCACGGGGACACGTTCCAGCCGATGTCGGTGTGCGACCCCGAGGGCGGGATGCACTCGCTGTGGCGCGGGGTGCTGCCGGAGCAGGTGTTCGCCCCCGCTCCTCCGGCGGAGATGGACACGGCCTACGTGCAGGAACTGGCGGATCTGATCGAGCGGCACGCCGACGAGCTGGCCGCGGTGATCGTGGAGCCCGTGGTGCAGGGGGCCGGGGGGATGCGGTTCCACGACCCGCGCTACCTGCACGTGCTGCGCGAGCTGACGTTGGCGCACGACGTGCTGCTGATCTTCGACGAGATCGCCACCGGGTTCGGGCGGACCGGGGAGCTGTTCGCCGCGGACCACGCCGGGATCAGTCCTGACGTGATGTGCGTGGGGAAGGCGTTGACCGGCGGGTACATGTCCATGGCCGCCACGCTCTGCACGGAGCGGGTGGCGGACGGGATCTCGCGGGGGGAGGTGCCGGTGCTGGCGCACGGGCCCACGTTCATGGGGAACCCGTTGGCCTCGGCGGTGGCGTTGGCGTCCACCGAGCTTTTGCTGTCCCGCGACTGGCGGGGGGAGGTGGGGCGGATCTCGGGCTGGCTGCGGCGGGGGTTGGGGGCGGTTGACGGAGTGGTCGACGGAGTGGTCGACGTGCGGGTGCTGGGGGCGATCGGGGTGGTGCAGTTGGACCACCCGGTGGACATGGCGGCGGCCACGGCGGCGGCGGTGGAGCACGGGGTGTGGTTGCGGCCGTTCCGGGACCTGATCTACACGATGCCGCCGTTCGTCTCCTCCGAGGAGGACGTGGCGATGATCTGCCGCGCGGTGGTGGCGGCGGCTCGTGCCTCACATGCGCAGCAGGGTTGA
- a CDS encoding cytochrome P450 family protein, which yields MGEKIAGLDVIGDEYYADPHAYHARLREQEPVKQIVLPRGTKAWMVTRYEEGRQVLADPRFAKNFERFPDLMERNHVGDAERNEFDQSLVQHMLNMDPPDHTRLRKLVTKAFTARRVEQLRPRVQEITDELLDRVADGGEVDLIEALAFPLPITVICEMLDVPLDERDDFRKWSNTLVVGGANVERIQEAGMSMAAYLSRLVEHKRANPGDDFFSALVHTSEDGDALNHTELISMAFLLLVAGHETTVNLIASGVYSLLRHPDQLEKLRADRSLLPGAVEEFLRYEGPINQATFRFTTEDVPLGDVVIPKDSLVLVSLLSGNRDEDKFPDADRFDITRPAGGHLAFGHGIHYCLGAPLARLEGEIAVGTLLDRFDVELAAEPETLRWRESTLVHGLHSLPISLKPRGTAAS from the coding sequence ATGGGGGAGAAGATCGCCGGGCTGGACGTCATCGGCGACGAGTACTACGCGGACCCGCACGCCTACCACGCCCGGTTGCGCGAGCAGGAACCCGTCAAGCAGATCGTGCTGCCCCGGGGCACCAAGGCGTGGATGGTGACCCGCTACGAGGAGGGTCGGCAGGTGCTCGCCGACCCGCGCTTCGCCAAGAACTTCGAGCGCTTCCCGGACCTGATGGAGCGCAACCACGTCGGGGACGCCGAGCGCAACGAGTTCGACCAGTCCTTGGTGCAGCACATGCTGAACATGGACCCGCCGGACCACACCCGCCTGCGCAAGCTCGTCACCAAGGCATTCACCGCGCGCCGGGTGGAGCAGCTGCGCCCGCGCGTGCAGGAGATCACCGACGAGCTGCTGGACCGGGTGGCCGACGGCGGCGAGGTCGACCTGATCGAGGCCCTGGCCTTCCCGCTGCCCATCACGGTCATCTGCGAGATGCTCGACGTGCCGCTGGACGAGCGCGACGACTTCCGCAAGTGGTCGAACACGCTGGTGGTCGGCGGGGCGAACGTGGAGCGCATCCAGGAGGCGGGCATGAGCATGGCCGCCTACCTGTCCCGGCTGGTCGAGCACAAGCGCGCCAACCCCGGTGACGACTTCTTCTCCGCGCTGGTGCACACCAGCGAGGACGGCGACGCGCTGAACCACACCGAGCTGATCTCGATGGCGTTCCTGCTGCTGGTGGCCGGGCACGAGACGACGGTCAACCTGATCGCCTCCGGCGTCTACAGCCTGCTGCGCCACCCCGACCAGCTGGAGAAGCTGCGCGCCGACCGGTCGCTGCTGCCCGGCGCGGTGGAGGAGTTCCTGCGCTACGAGGGGCCGATCAACCAGGCCACCTTCCGGTTCACCACCGAGGACGTGCCGCTCGGCGACGTGGTGATCCCCAAGGACAGCCTGGTGCTGGTCTCGCTGCTGTCCGGGAACCGGGACGAGGACAAGTTCCCCGACGCGGACCGGTTCGACATCACCCGGCCCGCGGGCGGGCACCTGGCGTTCGGGCACGGCATCCACTACTGCCTGGGCGCGCCGCTGGCCCGGCTGGAGGGCGAGATCGCGGTGGGGACGCTGCTGGACCGGTTCGACGTGGAGCTGGCGGCCGAGCCGGAGACGCTGCGGTGGCGGGAGAGCACGCTCGTGCACGGGCTGCACTCGCTGCCGATTAGCCTCAAGCCCCGTGGAACCGCTGCGTCGTGA
- the dnaE gene encoding DNA polymerase III subunit alpha has protein sequence MADSFVHLHVHTEYSMLDGAAKLKDMFAECERMGMPAAAITDHGNMYGAYDFYKQATAAGVKPVIGIEAYMAPDSRFNKQRVLWGDPGQKSDDVSASGAYTHQTIWARTNEGLHNLMKVSSRASTEGQLGKWPRMDAELIAEHSAGLMATTGCPSGEVQTRLRLGHDREALEAAAKWRDIYGADNFFVELMDHGIDIERRVRDGLLDVAKKLAIPFVVTNDSHYTYADDREAHEALLCVQTGKTLQDPNRFKFDGTGYYLKSPDEMRAIDSSDAWQEGCRNTLLVAEKVDTTGMFAFQNLMPRYPVPEGKTEADYFREEVWAGMRRRFPGGVDEVHEKQVEFEIGVILQMGFPSYFLVVADFINWAKANGIRVGPGRGSAAGALIAYALGITDLDPLAHGLIFERFLNPDRVSPPDIDIDFDERRRGDVIRYVTDKWGADKVAQVITFGTIKAKAAIKDSARVLYGQPGYAVADRISKAMPPAVMGKDIPLSGIFDPQHKRYAEAAEVRALYETDPQVKEIIDTGRGLEGLIRNAGVHACAVIMSAEPLMDHIPVWQRPQDGAIITQFDYPTCETLGLLKMDFLGLSNLTTIDDTLKNIELNGKAPVDLDKIGIDDKKTYSLLSKGETLGVFQLDGGPMRDLLRLMRPDNFEDISAVGALYRPGPMGANSHTNYALRKNKLQEITPIHPALAEALEDILGTTYGLIVYQEQVMAIAQKLAGYTLGQADLLRRAMGKKKKEILDKEFTGFEKGMLDNGYPPDAIKTLWDILVPFADYAFNKAHSAAYGLVSYWTAYLKANYPAEFMAALLTTNSDNKDKSAIYLAECRRMGITVLPPDVNESEREFVAVGEDVRFGLGAIRNVGANVVDAIIKARKEKGRFTDFSDFLRKVDATVCNKKVVESLIKAGAFDSLGHPRKGLHMVHVEAVDAIMLTKKEEARGQFDLFGDGGGDEGVGGVFDVKIPDEHWESKHQLTLEREMLGLYVSGHPLNGVEKILESYSDTSIPRILEGDVPDGAQVTLGGILASVNRRVNKNGEPWASAQLEDLAGGIEVLFFPKSYAVHGMSVAEDAIVLVKARVAKRDDRTSLIANDLVVPDLSELGSQALKLKVAASRCDPKLVTSLKEVLRAHPGTTEVHLNLIINSSRNTVLKLDDALRVSPTPSLMGDLKALLGPGCLG, from the coding sequence GTGGCTGACTCGTTTGTGCACCTCCACGTGCACACCGAGTACTCGATGCTCGACGGCGCGGCGAAGCTCAAGGACATGTTCGCCGAGTGCGAGCGGATGGGCATGCCCGCCGCCGCGATCACCGACCACGGCAACATGTACGGCGCCTACGACTTCTACAAGCAGGCGACCGCCGCCGGGGTCAAGCCGGTCATCGGCATCGAGGCGTACATGGCCCCCGACTCGCGCTTCAACAAGCAGCGGGTGCTGTGGGGCGACCCGGGCCAGAAGTCGGACGACGTGTCCGCCAGCGGCGCGTACACCCACCAGACCATCTGGGCCCGCACGAACGAGGGCCTGCACAACCTGATGAAGGTCTCCAGCCGGGCCTCCACCGAGGGCCAGCTGGGCAAGTGGCCGCGGATGGACGCCGAGCTGATCGCCGAGCACTCGGCGGGCCTGATGGCGACCACCGGCTGCCCGTCCGGCGAGGTGCAGACCCGGCTGCGGCTCGGCCACGACCGGGAGGCCCTGGAGGCCGCCGCCAAGTGGCGCGACATCTACGGCGCGGACAACTTCTTCGTCGAGCTGATGGACCACGGCATCGACATCGAGCGCCGGGTCCGCGACGGCCTGCTGGACGTGGCCAAGAAGCTCGCCATCCCGTTCGTGGTGACCAACGACTCGCACTACACCTACGCCGACGACCGCGAGGCCCACGAGGCGCTGCTGTGCGTGCAGACCGGCAAGACGCTCCAGGACCCGAACCGGTTCAAGTTCGACGGCACCGGCTACTACCTGAAGTCGCCCGACGAGATGCGCGCGATCGACTCGTCCGACGCCTGGCAGGAGGGGTGCCGCAACACCCTGCTGGTCGCCGAGAAGGTCGACACGACCGGCATGTTCGCCTTCCAGAACCTCATGCCGCGCTACCCGGTGCCCGAGGGCAAGACCGAGGCGGACTACTTCCGCGAAGAGGTCTGGGCGGGCATGCGCCGGCGGTTCCCGGGCGGCGTGGACGAGGTCCACGAGAAGCAGGTCGAGTTCGAGATCGGCGTCATCCTCCAGATGGGCTTCCCGTCCTACTTCCTGGTGGTCGCCGACTTCATCAACTGGGCCAAGGCCAACGGCATCCGGGTCGGCCCGGGCCGCGGCTCGGCCGCGGGCGCGCTGATCGCCTACGCGCTGGGCATCACCGACCTCGACCCGCTGGCCCACGGCCTGATCTTCGAGCGGTTCCTCAACCCCGACCGGGTCAGCCCGCCCGACATCGACATCGACTTCGACGAGCGCAGGCGCGGTGACGTGATCAGGTACGTCACCGACAAGTGGGGCGCCGACAAGGTCGCCCAGGTGATCACCTTCGGCACCATCAAGGCGAAGGCGGCGATCAAGGACTCCGCCCGCGTGCTCTACGGCCAGCCGGGCTACGCGGTGGCCGACCGCATCTCCAAGGCCATGCCGCCGGCCGTGATGGGCAAGGACATCCCGCTGTCGGGCATCTTCGACCCGCAGCACAAGCGGTACGCCGAGGCCGCCGAGGTCCGGGCGCTGTACGAGACGGACCCGCAGGTCAAGGAGATCATCGACACCGGCCGCGGCCTGGAGGGCCTGATCCGCAACGCGGGCGTGCACGCCTGCGCGGTGATCATGTCCGCGGAGCCGCTGATGGACCACATCCCGGTGTGGCAGCGCCCCCAGGACGGCGCGATCATCACGCAGTTCGACTACCCGACCTGCGAGACGCTCGGCCTGCTGAAGATGGACTTCCTGGGCCTGAGCAACCTGACCACGATCGACGACACGCTCAAGAACATCGAGCTGAACGGCAAGGCGCCGGTCGACCTGGACAAGATCGGCATCGACGACAAGAAGACGTACTCGCTGCTGTCGAAGGGCGAGACCCTGGGCGTGTTCCAGCTGGACGGCGGGCCCATGCGGGACCTGCTGCGGCTGATGCGCCCCGACAACTTCGAGGACATCTCGGCCGTGGGCGCGCTGTACCGGCCGGGCCCGATGGGCGCGAACTCGCACACGAACTACGCGCTGCGCAAGAACAAGCTCCAGGAGATCACGCCGATCCACCCGGCGCTGGCCGAGGCGCTGGAGGACATCCTCGGCACGACCTACGGCCTGATCGTGTACCAGGAGCAGGTCATGGCCATCGCGCAGAAGCTGGCGGGCTACACGCTCGGCCAGGCGGACCTGCTCCGCCGCGCGATGGGCAAGAAGAAGAAGGAGATCCTGGACAAGGAGTTCACCGGCTTCGAGAAGGGCATGCTGGACAACGGCTACCCGCCGGACGCGATCAAGACGCTGTGGGACATCCTCGTCCCGTTCGCGGACTACGCGTTCAACAAGGCCCACTCGGCCGCGTACGGCCTGGTCTCCTACTGGACCGCCTACCTCAAGGCGAACTACCCGGCCGAGTTCATGGCCGCCCTGCTCACCACGAACTCGGACAACAAGGACAAGTCGGCCATCTACCTGGCCGAGTGCCGCCGGATGGGCATCACGGTGCTCCCGCCGGACGTCAACGAGTCCGAGCGCGAGTTCGTCGCGGTCGGGGAGGACGTGCGGTTCGGCCTGGGCGCCATCCGCAACGTCGGCGCGAACGTGGTCGACGCGATCATCAAGGCGCGCAAGGAGAAGGGCCGGTTCACCGACTTCTCCGACTTCCTGCGCAAGGTCGACGCCACGGTCTGCAACAAGAAGGTCGTGGAATCGCTGATCAAGGCGGGCGCCTTCGACTCGCTCGGCCACCCGCGCAAGGGCCTGCACATGGTCCACGTCGAGGCGGTCGACGCGATCATGCTCACGAAGAAGGAGGAGGCCCGCGGCCAGTTCGACCTGTTCGGCGACGGCGGTGGCGACGAGGGCGTCGGCGGCGTGTTCGACGTCAAGATCCCCGACGAGCACTGGGAGTCCAAGCACCAGCTGACCCTGGAGCGGGAGATGCTGGGCCTGTACGTGTCCGGCCACCCGCTCAACGGCGTGGAGAAGATCCTGGAGTCCTATTCGGACACCTCGATCCCGCGCATCCTGGAGGGCGACGTGCCCGACGGCGCGCAGGTCACGCTGGGCGGCATCCTGGCGTCGGTGAACCGCCGGGTGAACAAGAACGGCGAGCCGTGGGCGTCGGCGCAGCTCGAAGACCTCGCCGGTGGCATCGAGGTGCTGTTCTTCCCCAAGAGCTACGCGGTGCACGGCATGTCGGTCGCGGAGGACGCGATCGTGCTGGTCAAGGCGCGGGTGGCCAAGCGGGACGACCGGACCTCGCTGATCGCCAACGACCTGGTGGTGCCGGACCTGTCGGAGCTGGGCTCGCAGGCGCTGAAGCTGAAGGTGGCGGCGTCGCGGTGCGACCCGAAGCTGGTCACCTCGCTGAAGGAGGTCCTGCGGGCGCACCCGGGCACCACCGAGGTGCACCTGAACCTCATCATCAACAGCAGCCGCAACACGGTGCTCAAGCTGGACGACGCGTTGCGGGTCAGCCCCACCCCGTCGCTTATGGGCGATTTGAAGGCTTTGCTCGGGCCGGGGTGTTTGGGCTGA
- a CDS encoding AsnC family protein encodes MVTPDPVDARLLALLAESGRAAVHELAAKLGMDPREAATRLITLSGSGLPLLVGVECDPNGIRKALANSVAWGSYSGPPGSTPAGQVRGTPSGPYPQQGSVRGTPSGPYPPYSPAQGPASQPFPAQPQAGPQSGPVPVPEPMSTWGVPGTSGWARGDQQPAPRSRTGKIGSTLETEGLEGARFTIQLVEVVDPADFLFTAAGYKLAPGERAVVVHTELSNTGKVPFNALPDMYLVLMTKTGETVGKAPVSLSSRPPHKIGVQPGETAGGHTVYVLPEDTGIFSVRWSARPEPDLNTLVWTIED; translated from the coding sequence GTGGTAACGCCGGATCCCGTCGACGCACGTCTGCTCGCGCTGCTCGCCGAATCCGGCCGGGCGGCGGTGCACGAGCTGGCCGCGAAGCTGGGCATGGACCCGCGCGAGGCGGCCACCCGGCTCATCACCCTCTCCGGCAGCGGCCTCCCCCTGCTGGTCGGCGTCGAGTGCGACCCGAACGGCATCCGCAAGGCGCTGGCCAACAGCGTGGCGTGGGGCAGCTACTCGGGCCCGCCCGGCTCGACCCCGGCGGGCCAGGTCAGGGGCACGCCCAGCGGCCCGTACCCGCAACAGGGCTCGGTGCGCGGCACGCCGTCCGGCCCCTACCCGCCGTACTCGCCCGCGCAGGGGCCGGCCAGCCAGCCGTTCCCGGCGCAGCCGCAGGCCGGCCCGCAGTCGGGCCCCGTCCCGGTGCCGGAGCCGATGAGCACCTGGGGCGTGCCCGGCACGTCCGGGTGGGCGCGGGGCGACCAGCAGCCCGCGCCGCGCTCCCGCACCGGCAAGATCGGCAGCACCCTGGAGACCGAGGGCCTGGAGGGCGCCCGGTTCACCATCCAGCTGGTCGAGGTGGTGGACCCGGCCGACTTCCTGTTCACCGCGGCCGGCTACAAGCTGGCGCCCGGTGAGCGGGCCGTGGTCGTGCACACCGAGCTGTCCAACACCGGCAAGGTGCCGTTCAACGCCCTGCCGGACATGTACCTGGTGCTGATGACCAAGACCGGGGAGACGGTCGGCAAGGCGCCGGTGTCGCTGTCGTCCCGGCCGCCGCACAAGATCGGCGTGCAGCCGGGCGAGACGGCGGGCGGGCACACCGTCTACGTGCTGCCCGAGGACACCGGCATCTTCTCGGTCCGCTGGAGCGCCCGCCCCGAACCCGACCTGAACACCCTGGTCTGGACGATCGAGGACTAG